A single Vanacampus margaritifer isolate UIUO_Vmar chromosome 7, RoL_Vmar_1.0, whole genome shotgun sequence DNA region contains:
- the ints12 gene encoding integrator complex subunit 12: MAGPVSLELDPIFLKGLSYLHSKSKDSAEKLKALLDESLSRGSDTSYRLVQKDLEVSKGSMSKLSYSKQDSKSLSSSSSSSTGSKSSSEKSKKDTDRRSSEKVRVDFGDVDPPKKPRLEKPDRSSPVTVQTSKDLLPNINDYDETNADDFAMEMGLACVVCRQMTVSMGNQLVECQECHNLYHQDCHKPQVTDKEVNDPRLVWYCARCTRQMKRMAQKPPQKPSPASASSAPVVIKDTLVKKTELKTKLDTTSTFQAFKRTEVKTSTTSSNPTNNNSSSSGGGLTGWAAFGAKTSPSLSVSSKLGSSGPSGNNKSMTTPPGQKPVGLSGLAGTKSGLGAAKISGSGNGNGSSQVSLKPPPLTLGKQPLNRSSSSESQGKGSALSSGASSPGSSQASPGGSGTGGNNGGSNGNNGNGSKVPLGEKAPTSQESQLNAMKRLQLVKKKAAQKKLKK, encoded by the exons ATGGCTGGACCTGTCAGTCTGGAGCTAGATCCCATCTTCCTGAAAGGTCTGAGTTACCTGCACTCCAAAAGCAAAGATTCTGCTGAGAAGCTCAAAGCCCTCCTCGACGAGTCCCTTTCCAGAGGGAGCGACACGTCCTATCGCTTGGTACAAAAA GATCTGGAGGTGTCCAAGGGGTCCATGTCAAAACTTAGCTACAGCAAGCAGGACTCCAAATCCTTGTCCAGTTCCTCATCCTCCAGCACGGGCAGTAAATCCAGCTCTGAAAAGAGCAAGAAGGACACTGATAGGAGATCTTCTGAGAAG GTTAGGGTTGACTTTGGTGATGTGGACCCACCAAAAAAGCCCCGTTTAGAGAAGCCGGATCGCTCGTCACCCGTTACCGTGCAGACGAGCAAAGACCTTCTACCTAACATCAACGACTATGACGAAACCAACGCTGACGACTTTGCCATGGAGATGGGTCTGGCGTGCGTGGTTTGCAG ACAAATGACAGTGTCAATGGGAAACCAGCTGGTTGAGTGCCAAGAGTGCCATAACTTGTATCATCAGGATTGCCACAAGCCCCAAGTGACAGACAAAGAAGTCAACGACCCCAGGCTCGTGTGGTATTGTGCTCGCTGCACCAGACAAATGAAGCGTATG GCCCAAAAACCTCCACAGAAGCCCTCCCCAGCGTCCGCCTCGTCGGCACCGGTTGTTATCAAGGACACTCTGGTGAAAAAGACAGAACTAAAAACCAAACTGGACACCACTAGTACCTTTCAGGCTTTCAAACGGACGGAAGTGAAG ACTTCCACAACATCATCCAATCCCACCAACAACAACTCCTCGTCGTCAGGCGGCGGCCTAACAGGCTGGGCCGCGTTTGGCGCTAAGACAAGTCCATCCCTTTCCGTCAGCTCCAAATTGGGTTCTTCGGGACCAAGTGGGAATAACAAGTCAATGACAACTCCACCCGGCCAGAAACCGGTAGGTCTTTCTGGTTTAGCCGGAACCAAGTCCGGACTCGGCGCTGCGAAGATCTCCGGCAGCGGCAATGGAAATGGTTCTAGCCAGGTCTCTCTGAAACCACCACCCTTGACCCTGGGCAAGCAGCCACTTAACCGTTCATCGAGCAGCGAGAGCCAGGGGAAGGGTTCCGCCTTGTCGTCAGGGGCAAGCTCCCCAGGCAGCTCCCAGGCAAGTCCAGGAGGTAGTGGCACAGGTGGAAATAACGGTGGAAGTAATGGAAACAATGGGAATGGGTCTAAGGTTCCACTGGGGGAAAAAGCACCAACATCACAAGAGTCCCAGCTCAACGCCATGAAACGGTTGCAGCTGGTAAAGAAAAAAGCAGCACAGAAAAAGCTAAAGAAATAA
- the arhgef38 gene encoding rho guanine nucleotide exchange factor 38, which produces MDPKEAGGAEKNKEKVIKRRNRPVFLRYLERRKTDSIVDDDTCKGDINLGTLVRRSQSDKTEYSAKLKEKMTPHDLSTPASPALDPEEVRSRKMNRRSKVIQELIQTEKDYLTDLELCIREVVQPLRNIQVVDVDRLFTNMETVCEISAALLNRLQEAISDPDPEAVITGDIFIQAKAALEDVYKIYCYHHDDANMALESYEKEEGIKQHFTTCVLAMKKLYDQEGKPHLLDMGSLLIKPVQRIMKYPLLLGELWQATPEDHPDFQPLQEAFTAVKIINININEFKRRKDIAMKYKNSEGEGTLRKLHKFNIHSIRKKGDRFAGYLKILTGVEPQVRDEVFDREEKLFRSLEKAVRQLVKNVQSYLQYSQEMVSVAVNNVHEMESIIKDSNGSSHTKSDDPYEDYKDNMERLVLAPLSSLQGMFTAPQKLIQKRYDKLLDYCSRLERSSFSSSSSSSTSSSTPCLLSVEMPGPARRDYEALNALLVEELQRFNMAAYAILKNCAVYVVALLRGLMEKILSGGPSIQQLPAPLSNIAEVQNSIMDELNNLAFVKENAQKLMERKVSFERQRDKKIAAPEVDHQTEEQRAQLLAEYPPSRLYQLKRKCNGCQKQDLSLLEGELVALLVDTDPLGSSSRWLVHTGGAQGYVYSTFLKQYNPLRDSQRGGQVAKQQQQQQPQPPAIADEDFDNLSLFVSGSGSSSLRSFSLSTTDSNSNLSGLQVELDTSDDLEASFDTDAQQYYAVYAFQARCDQELTLQEYQHVRILKFNDLGGNKDWWLAEADGQRGYVPANYLGRMSYA; this is translated from the exons AAAAAATGACACCGCACGACTTGTCCACCCCTGCCTCACCAGCGCTGGACCCAGAAGAGGTCCGTTCGCGAAAGATGAACCGCAGATCAAAAGTCATCCAAGAGCTGATACAGACTGAAAAAGACTACCTCACTGACCTGGAGTTGTGCATCCGAGAGGTGGTGCAGCCTCTGAGAAACATACAG GTTGTCGATGTGGATCGTCTGTTCACCAACATGGAAACGGTGTGCGAGATATCAGCTGCACTGCTAAACAGACTTCAGGAAGCCATATCTGACCCAGATCCTGAGGCCGTCATTACAG GAGACATATTCATCCAGGCAAAGGCAGCTTTAGAGGACGTGTATAAGATTTACTGTTACCATCACGACGATGCCAACATGGCGCTGGAATCCTACGAGAAAGAGGAAGGAATAAAGCAACATTTCACCACGTGTGTATTAGCAATGAA GAAACTCTACGACCAAGA AGGGAAGCCCCATCTACTGGATATGGGTTCGCTCCTCATCAAGCCAGTCCAGAGGATCATGAAGTACCCGCTGCTGCTTGGCGAGCTGTGGCAGGCCACGCCCGAAGACCACCCCGATTTCCAGCCGTTGCAGGAGGCCTTCACCGCCGTAAAGATCATAAACATCAACATCAACGAGTTCAAGAGACGCAAGGACATAG CGATGAAGTACAAGAACTCAGAGGGTGAAGGAACTCTGCGCAAACTTCACAAGTTCAACATCCACTCTATTAGGAAGAAAGGTGACAGGTTTGCAGGTTATCTCAAGATCCTCACAGGTGTTGAACCACAG GTCAGGGATGAAGTGTTTGACAGGGAAGAAAAGCTGTTCAGGAGCCTGGAGAAAGCTGTAAGGCAGCTGGTTAAGAATGTCCAAAGCTATCTGCAGTACAGTCAG GAGATGGTGTCCGTCGCTGTTAACAATGTCCACGAAATGGAGAGCATAATCAAGGACTCAAACGGCTCATCACACACTAAAAGTGATGACCCCTATGAGGATTAT AAAGACAACATGGAGCGTCTGGTCCTTGCCCCACTCTCATCTCTTCAGGGCATGTTCACTGCACCACAAAAGCTCATCCAAAAACGTTATGACAAACTGCTGGATTACTGCAGTCGGCTTGAGCGCTCGTCCTTTTCTTCCTCGTCCTCATCATCTACCTCGTCCTCAACCCCATGCCTGCTATCCGTAGAAATGCCCGGTCCTGCCCGGAGGGACTACGAGGCTCTCAACGCGTTGCTCGTGGAGGAGTTGCAGCGGTTCAACATGGCTGCCTATGCTATCCTCAAAAACTGTGCGGTGTACGTCGTGGCCTTGCTCAGGGGGCTGATGGAGAAAATATTGTCAGGTGGTCCCTCCATACAGCAGCTACCA GCTCCGTTGTCAAACATCGCTGAGGTGCAGAACAGCATTATGGATGAGCTGAACAATCTGGCGTTTGTCAAGGAGAATGCACAGAAACTAATGGAGCGGAAAGTCAGCTTCGAGAGGCAACGAGACAAGAAAATAGCG GCGCCGGAGGTGGATCATCAGACAGAAGAACAACGTGCCCAACTGCTGGCCGAATATCCCCCGAGTCGTCTGTACCAGCTGAAGAGGAAGTGCAATGGCTGCCAAAAGCAGGACCTCAGCCTGCTGGAAGGGGAGCTGGTGGCCTTGCTGGTGGACACAGACCCGCTGGGCAGCAGCAGCCGCTGGCTGGTTCACACCGGAG GTGCGCAGGGATACGTGTACTCCACGTTCTTGAAACAGTACAACCCTCTGAGAGACTCGCAAAGGGGAGGCCAGGTGGCcaaacagcagcaacaacaacagccgCAGCCACCCGCCATTGCCGACGAGGACTTTGACAACCTGAGCCTTTTCGTGTCGGGCAGTGGGAGCAGCAGCCTGCGGAGCTTCAGTCTCAGCACAACCGACAGCAACTCCAACCTTTCAGGCCTTCAGGTTGAACTTGATACATCAGACGACCTGGAGGCTTCGTTTGATACAGACGCCCAGCAG TACTATGCTGTATATGCATTTCAAGCCCGTTGCGACCAGGAGCTGACACTGCAGGAGTACCAGCATGTACGCATCTTGAAGTTCAATGACTTGGGCGGTAATAAGGATTGGTGGCTAGCGGAGGCTGATGGCCAGCGGGGATATGTCCCCGCTAACTACCTAGGCAGGATGTCCTATGCATAA